A stretch of the Acyrthosiphon pisum isolate AL4f chromosome A2, pea_aphid_22Mar2018_4r6ur, whole genome shotgun sequence genome encodes the following:
- the LOC100575453 gene encoding peroxidasin homolog has translation MTLPMHQDDAAAAFLRRTMVLLLLLLIFSLSSFPSITAECPDGCTCEKYNVKCYKQNLDKIPDRIPPDTKELYLIKNNISEVKNGAFANLSQLQALFLHRNKIENIETGAFNNLTSLQELNLDDNNIHKLDFEMFKGLTKLNTLYLSINNISEVKNGAFANLSKLRILFLGENKIENIETGAFNNLTSLKILSLDDNNIHKLGSKMFKGLTKLNRLYLSKNNISEVKNGAFANLSKLRALFLHRNKIENIETGAFNNLANLRVLQLDYNNIHKLDLEMFKGLTKLNSLYLDHNMIINIPPGTFDSLTSLSLLQLDNNPLTCDCNILLFVNVLKKNYPQRDVLGDNDPSCHFPVEMSEKKPLKEITENDFNCRSPEIIVAPQNKTVSVGEQLQLSCKAVGDPEPFITWARDDIELELGQRVQVFQNNTLIISKVERTDSGKYKCVASNSLGRKSFEAMVNVNGLAENS, from the exons ATGACTCTCCCAATGCATCAAGATGACGCCGCCGCCGCTTTTTTACGGAGGACTATGGTGCTGCTACTTTTGCTGTTGATATTCTCCTTGTCGTCGTTTCCATCGATCACCGCCGAGTGCCCGGACGGATGCACgtgtgaaaaatataatgttaaatgctATAAGCAAAACCTGGACAAGATACCCGACCGCATACCTCCGGATACCAAAGAGCT atatttgatcaaaaataatataagtgaagTGAAAAATGGTGCATTTGCAAACCTTTCGCAGCTTCAGgcatt atTCTTGCAtagaaataaaatcgaaaacatcgAGACTGGAGCTTTTAATAACTTAACGAGTTTGCAAGAATTAAACTTGGATGACAACAACATTCATAAGCTCGATTTCGAAATGTTTAAGGGACTTACAAAACTGAATAcact aTATTTGAGCATCAATAATATAAGTGAAGTGAAAAATGGTGCATTTGCAAATCTTTCGAAGCTTCGGATATT atTCTTGGgtgaaaataaaatcgaaaacatcgAGACTGGGGCTTTTAATAACTTAacgagtttgaaaatattatctttggATGACAACAATATTCATAAACTTGGTTCGAAAATGTTTAAGGGACTTACTAAACTGAATAGACT atatttgagcaaaaataatataagtgaagTGAAAAATGGTGCATTTGCAAACCTTTCGAAACTTCGGgcatt attcttgcatagaaataaaatcgaaaacatcgAGACTGGGGCTTTTAATAACTTGGCGAACTTGAGAGTATTACAATTGGATTACAACAACATTCATAAGCTCGATTTGGAAATGTTTAAGGGACTTACAAAACTGAATAgtct gtatttagaccacaatatgataataaatattccaCCTGGAACATTCGATTCATTAACGTCGTTGAGTCTTTT ACAGCTTGACAATAACCCGTTGACGTGCGATTGCAATATTCTGTTGTTTGTAAACGTGCTGAAGAAAAATTACCCCCAGCGTGATGTACTCGGGGATAACGACCCGTCATGTCATTTTCCCGTAGAAATGAGcgaaaaaaaaccattgaaaGAAATAACCGAAAACGATTTTAATTGCA GGTCTCCGGAAATAATCGTGGCACCACAGAACAAGACGGTTTCAGTCGGTGAACAGTTACAACTCTCGTGCAAAGCCGTAGGAGACCCGGAACCTTTTATAACGTGGGCCAGAGACGACATCGAACTAGAACTTGGCCAAAGAGTTCAG gtatttcaaaacaatacatTGATTATATCTAAAGTGGAAAGAACGGACAGTGGTAAATATAAGTGCGTGGCGTCCAATTCTCTTGGACGAAAATCTTTCGAGGCGATGGTTAACGTTAACG